The region aaataaatgttaagagcattttctaatgtttttttaaagtCTTTCTATGCTAACATGTCactctaattttaataaaataataataataataattataactaaaaaaaattacagcttaATTTCtatcactttctctctctctctctctctctctctctcctgtttttattaaaaaaaatataagatatcATGTCAACATAGAAGTACCTAAAAAAGACACTAGAAAGAgttctagcaattttttttttttttttacaaacaaagttaataaatgcacctttttttttttttccttaaacaacaaaaaatggtTTACGTCGTATAGTATGAAACTAAGAAAATTCTAGTCATTTACTGTTAAAGGACTACAAATATATTTATTGACCCTAGATGATTTTACCCCCAATAAAAAAAGACGTGATGAAATGATTCGCTTTAAACAGCAACGTGAatcatcgttttttttttttttttaattgattataccaaaaacattttatacCCAAACCTCAAACAACCCAAATCTCATTAGCAACAACCCAAATgacgtcattaaaaaaaattaagtatgaGCATTAATAGTCTTCAAAAGCAACGTTAAAGGGTTTTTGACGCAACAAGGGCGTCGAAATGTCAATTATTTGTTAAGAAAACATCAATGGAAACCTACCATAATGTGatcttatgatatatttttttccacAAAGTCATGACAAACCAGAGAGTGAGAAGGAAAATATTACATCCGATGCATAACATCAGCCAATAATCCTAATACGTACAATTCAATGACTAATGAACTTAACACTAAACCTAAAGATAAATATCACAATTAGATTACCCTAACCCTTCCCCATACAATTCTGATCATGACACTTTCCTCTTACACATTAGCCGGATCTTCTGCCAAGCCCCTTGTTAACTTGGGTTTGAAATTGCGCCACTTCTTGACCGCCCAAGAGAGTGGGCGAATCATGTGAATCACACCAACCAACACAACCACTCCCATCCAAATACCTACTAACGTAAGGGGCAACAAGCTCAGTTTATCAAAAAGATGAACCTTGTCCATGACACCCACTGGCGTTAGATAAGGCGTAACATAATCAGAAAGATGAGACGGGTTTATCAAAAACATTGCTAACGTATAGGTAATTGTCATGCACACGACAGCAGTAGTCATGGCTAATGTAAAAAACCATCTAAATAAGCGGCTCGTAAGAGGAAATCCACAAGTGACTAAAAGTATGACGCACAGAGATGCAAAGAGAGAGATGGAATTGGTAGATATTAACACCAGGTAAAGACCTGGATAACAATAAGCTAAAACTGCTGTGCCGGCTTCAAAATCAGTATATCGCTCACAACATGAGAAGTTAACCGTGGAGTTGTATTTATGTTCTTGCCAAACGCCACCTGGTGGGCTGACCCCAACTTGGAAAGCCATGGTTGCAATCACAGTGGCCACTAACATCAACACACCACGTTCTTCCTCAATCCAGTTTCTCTGGTGCTTCAAGCTTTTACCTAATGACAAACAAACACACTTCCACAATCTCCTAAACCATGATCCAGCTGATTGTGCTTCATCAACACCAGTACCACTTGGTGCTGGTGGGAGTGAAGGATCCATTGATCTTGTCACACCAGCTTCCTTGAGAATGTCTTTTATTTCAAACCATTCAAATTCTCTTGGACATTCCTCTAAGACATCCAAAGCTGTGTAACCAATCTTGTTCTTGACATTGTGGTTGCGTTCCAAccgatgatttaaaaataggaatttggttttacacttaatcggttttcacaactacgtgga is a window of Alnus glutinosa chromosome 4, dhAlnGlut1.1, whole genome shotgun sequence DNA encoding:
- the LOC133867317 gene encoding uncharacterized protein LOC133867317 — protein: MDRGQDETANMAELYVASRNGCVSTLTTLIQRDPHILDRVSLTSFSETPLHIAALLGHLEFSEVLLSKKPKLAEEVDSRGRTPLHLASAEGYTDVVKVLLQANAGVGLTRGQYFCLVRDQDERIALHLAAMRGRIEIIKMLISAQPESIWVNLNGDSVLHLCVRFNHLDALRVLVESDNGEELFLSSKDHHGNSILHLAVVLKQMKSIKYLLSVPKIRRGANVKNKIGYTALDVLEECPREFEWFEIKDILKEAGVTRSMDPSLPPAPSGTGVDEAQSAGSWFRRLWKCVCLSLGKSLKHQRNWIEEERGVLMLVATVIATMAFQVGVSPPGGVWQEHKYNSTVNFSCCERYTDFEAGTAVLAYCYPGLYLVLISTNSISLFASLCVILLVTCGFPLTSRLFRWFFTLAMTTAVVCMTITYTLAMFLINPSHLSDYVTPYLTPVGVMDKVHLFDKLSLLPLTLVGIWMGVVVLVGVIHMIRPLSWAVKKWRNFKPKLTRGLAEDPANV